ATATCGCGCATCCAGGAGAAGTACATGTTTTCGTACTGCTTCGGCACGAACTGAATGTCGCCGTTCTCAACGGCTTCAACCGCCGGTTTTGCCAGTACGTCGGCGCGTACATACCACTGGTCAGTCAGCATGGGTTCGATAACTACGCCGCCACGGTCACCGTATGGCACGGTGAGATCATGCGGTTTAATCTCTTCCAGCAGACCAAGCGCATCGACGGCGGCGACCACCGCTTTACGGGCGGCAAAGCGTTCCAGCTTCTGGAACTCCGCCGGGATCTCGCTGGAGTAGATGTCAGACTCTTCGCCTTTAGTATCAAACACTTCTGCGCTTTCACGGATATCGCCGTCAAAAGTCAGAATATTGATCATCGGCAGCTGATGACGGCGACCGACTTCATAGTCGTTAAAGTCGTGCGCCGGGGTGATTTTCACGCAGCCGGTGCCTTTTTCCATATCGGCGTGTTCATCGCCAACGATGGGAATACGGCGATTCACCAGCGGCAGCACCACGAATTTGCCAATCAGATCTTTGTAACGCGGGTCTTCCGGATTTACCGCCACGCCGGTATCGCCCAGCAGGGTTTCCGGACGGGTAGTGGCAACGACCAGGTAATCTTTACCGTCAGCGGTTTTCGCGCCGTCGGCGAGCGGATAGCGGATATGCCACATCGAGCCTTTGGACTCGCGGTTTTCCACTTCCAGATCGGAGATGGCGGTACGCAGTTTCGGGTCCCAGTTGACCAGGCGCTTACCACGGTAAATCAGATCTTCTTTATACAGGCGAACGAAAACTTCTTTCACGGCATTGGAAAGGCCTTCGTCCATGGTGAAGCGCTCGCGCTCCCAGTCTACGGAGTTGCCAAGACGGCGCATCTGACGGGTAATCGTACCGCCAGATTCCGCTTTCCACTGCCAGATTTTATCAATAAAGGCGTCGCGGCCGTAATCGTGACGGGTTTTACCTTCTTCAGCGGCAATCTTGCGCTCAACCACCATCTGGGTGGCGATCCCGGCGTGATCGGTACCGACCTGCCACAGGGTATTTTTCCCCTGCATACGCTGATAGCGGATCATGGTATCCATGATGGTTTGCTGGAAAGCATGACCCATATGCAAACTGCCGGTAACGTTCGGCGGCGGGATCATGATGCAGAAACTCTCCTGGCTTTCATCGCCATTCGGTTTGAAATAGCCCTGCTTTTCCCAGTGCTCGTAAAGCGGCTGTTCGATATCTTGGGGGTTATATGTCTTTTCCATTATTTCCAGGTTGCCGTATTCAGGTTAAAACCAGCCACGCGGTAGGCTTTGTAGCGTTCGCGCGCCAGTTGTTTCAAATTTTCTTCGTAAGGGACGAAGTCTATCACTTCTGTGAAAGCGGTGGCAAAATCTGCAAAGCCGACGCGCAGGCTGATTAGTAAATCGCGTGGGCTGCTGTTGCGTTTTTGCGGCCAGGCGATTTCCACCGGCGCGCCGCCGCGTGGGCCTTCGCCTGCCAGATTGTGCGGGACAAAACTTTCCGCCGGTCTCGCCCACAGCGCTTCATCCAGTCGAATGGCCTGCTGCTCGTCTTCGCAGGCGATCAACACGCGCTTGCCTGTGCGCCACCGTTCTGCGGTAATTTCACATACCAATTGCTCGACGGCGCTTAAGTCCTCGACGGTAGTGTCATTGTCCAGAAGATAGAACGTTGCATTCTTCATATATGTCTGGGGCTTCTTGTGGTGGATTTAAATGCGTTGCCATGATGCCTCCCGTAGGCCGGATAAGCGCAGCGCCATCCGGCAAAACGCCTGATGGCGGCGCTAATGCGCCTTATCAGGCCTACGGGGTAACCTCAAACTTACTCTTCGCCGTTAAAACCAGCACGATTGAGCAGGAACTGCGCCAGTAGCGCTACCGGACGACCTGTTGCGCCTTTCGCTTTTCCGGAGCGCCAGGCAGTACCGGCAATGTCCAGGTGCGCCCAGTTGTACTTACGGGTAAAGCGCGACAGGAAGCAACCTGCGGTAATCGCGCCGCCAGGACGTCCGCCGATGTTGGCCATATCGGCAAAATTGGATTCCAGCTGCTCCTGGTACTCATCGCCTAATGGCAGCCGCCACGCGCGGTCACCCGCCTGCTCGGAGGCGCCGATCAGCTCATGCGCCAGCGGGTTGTGGTTCGACATCAGGCCAGTGATGTGATGGCCCAGCGCAATCACGCAGGCGCCAGTCAGCGTGGCGACGTCAATGACCGCTTCCGGCTCGAAACGCTCGACGTAGGTTAACACATCGCACAAGACCAGACGGCCTTCGGCGTCAGTGTTCAGCACTTCAACGGTCTGTCCGGACATCGTGGTCAGCACGTCACCTGGACGATACGCGCGGCCACCCGGCATGTTTTCACAGCCCGCCAGTACGCCAATGACGTTAATCGGCAGTTGCAGCTCTGCGACCATCCGCATTACGCCATAGACTGCCGCTGCGCCACACATGTCGTACTTCATCTCGTCCATCCCCTCAGATGGCTTGATTGAGATGCCGCCGGAGTCGAAGGTCAGGCCTTTACCGACCAGCACGATCGGGCGCGCCTCCTCAGACGAGTTGCCTTTGTACTCGATAACCGACATCAGCGACTCGTTCTGCGAACCGTGGCCCACCGCCAGATAAGCATTCATTCCCAGTTCACGCATCTGCTGTTCGCCAATCACGCGGGTAATGACATTTGTGCTGTAGCTGTCGGCTAACTGACGCGCCTGCGACGCCAGGTAGGCGGCGTTACAGATATTGGGCGGCATGTTGCCGAGATCTTTCGCCGCTTTAATACCGGCGGCAATCGCCAGACCGTGCTGAATAGCGCGTTCGCCGCTGGTGAGCTCACGGCGGGTCGGCACGTTAAAGACCATCTTACGCAGCGGGCGGCGAGGCTCGCTTTTGTTGGTCTTGAGTTGATCAAAACTATATAGCGTCTCTTTGGCCGTTTCGACGGCCTGTCGCACTTTCCAGTAGTTGTTGCGGCCTTTGACGTGTAGTTCGGTCAGGAAACAGACCGCTTCCATTGAGCCAGTATCATTCAGAGTATTTATCGTTTTCTGAATAACCTGCTTATACTGACGTTCATCAAGCTCGCGCTCTTTGCCGCAACCAATGAGGAGGATTCGCTCGGACAGAACGTTAGGAACATGGTGCAGCAACAGAGTCTGCCCCGGTTTTCCTTCCAGTTCGCCGCGACGCAGCAATGCGCTGATGTATCCGTCGCTAATTTTGTCGAGCTGTTCTGCAATCGGAGAAAGGCGACGCGGTTCAAAGACGCCCACGACAATGCAGGCACTCCGCTGTTTCTCCGGGCTACCGCTTTTTACACTGAACTCCATGCACTATGCTCCTGAATCTTAAAGACAACAGTGGTGGCTACAGCTATACTCGTCGTCTTTCAAGTTGCAGATGCGTTGGCTGCGCCTGCTCACCCCTGTCACTTACCTGATGTAAGCTCCGGGGCTTCACAGTCTTGCCGCCTGCCTGCAACTCGAAATCCATAGAGTATAGAAATTGAAAGCTTTCGTAACTCATGTCCGCTGTTGCGGTGACTTCGTGTTAATCTTAACGTTATTACGGCATTGGCACGTCAGAACAAGTTCTGAGAGGTGAATCCGCTGAGTATAATGATCTTAGCGATGATTTCGACGACTCAAGAGAATAAATGACGTTTAAGCCATGAAACAAGCTAAATTCCAGCAAAAAATGGGTTTTTACGGGCGTATTTAAAGTGATAATCATAAGATATCTGGTGCGGGAGACGCTCAAAAGCCAGCTGGCGATACTTTTCATCTTACTTTTGATCTTCTTTTGTCAAAAGTTAGTGAGGATCCTCGGCGCGGCGGTTGACGGCGATATTCCCGCAAATCTGGTGCTCTCGCTTCTGGGGCTGGGCGTACCCGAAATGGCGCAGCTCATCCTGCCATTAAGTCTGTTCCTCGGGCTTCTGATGACGCTGGGTAAACTTTATACCGAAAGTGAAATTACGGTCATGCACGCCTGCGGGTTGAGTAAAGCCGTACTGGTAAAGGCTGCCATGGTGCTGGCGTTATTTACCGGTATCCTTGCAGCGGTAAACGTGATGTGGGCTGGCCCGTGGTCGTCAAAACATCAGGATGAAGTGCTGGCGGAGGCAAAAGCGAACCCAGGTATGGCGGCGCTGGCGCAGGGGCAATTCCAGCAAGCGACCAACGGCAGTTCGGTACTGTTTATTGAAAGCGTTGACGGCAGTGATTTTCACGATGTTTTTCTGGCGCAAATTCGCCCGAAAGGTAATGCTCGTCCTTCGGTCGTGGTGGCCGATTCCGGACATTTGACCCAATTGCGGGATGGTTCTCAGGTTGTCACGTTAAACAAAGGGACGCGCTTTGAGGGGACCGCGTTGCTGCGCGATTTTCGTATCACTGACTTCCAGAACTACCAGGCGATTATTGGCCATCAGGCCGTGGCGCTGGATCCGAACGATACTGACCAGATGGACATGCGCACGTTGTGGAATACCGACAACGATCGCGCCCGCGCCGAACTGCACTGGCGGATCACGTTAGTATTCACTGTGTTTATGATGGCGCTCATGGTCGTGCCGCTCAGCGTGGTGAACCCACGTCAGGGGCGAGTCTTGTCTATGCTGCCAGCCATGCTGCTTTATCTGCTGTTCTTCCTGATTCAGACGTCCATTAAATCAAATGGTGGTAAAGGGAAACTGGATCCGGTTATCTGGATGTGGGCGGTAAACCTGATCTATCTGGCATTGGCGATTGGTTTGAACCTGTGGGATACGGTGCCAGTCCGCCGCCTGCGTGCCCGTTTTCTGCGTAAAGGAGCGGTATAATGCAGCCATTTGGTGTACTTGACCGCTATATCGGTAAAACCATTTTTACCACCATCATGATGACGTTGTTCATGCTGGTGTCGCTCTCCGGCATTATCAAGTTTGTCGATCAGCTGAAAAAAGCGGGGCAGGGTAACTACGACGCGCTGGGCGCGGGTATGTACACCCTGCTCAGCGTACCTAAGGATATCCAGATCTTCTTTCCTATGGCGGCGCTGCTTGGTGCGCTGCTGGGACTGGGGATGCTGGCGCAGCGTAGCGAACTGGTGGTGATGCAGGCATCGGGTTTCACCCGTATGCAGGTGGCGCTGTCGGTGATGAAAACGGCTATCCCTCTGGTGCTGTTAACCATGGCGATAGGCGAATGGGTCGCCCCGCAGGGCGAGCAGATGGCGCGTAACTATCGTGCGCAGGCGATGTACGGGGGATCGCTGCTTTCCACCCAACAAGGTCTGTGGGCCAAAGACGGGAATAACTTTGTCTACATTGAGCGGGTGAAGGGCGACGAAGAGCTGGCCGGTATTAGTATTTACGCGTTTAACGATCAGCGTCGTTTACAGTCGGTACGTTACGCCGCTTCGGCAAAATTCGATCCGGAGCATAAGGTCTGGCGTTTGTCGCAGGTGGATGAGTCCGATCTGCAAAACCCGAAACAGATCACCGGTTCGCAGACGGTGAGCGGCACCTGGAAAACGAACCTGACGCCGGATAAGTTAGGCGTGGTAGCGCTGGACCCGGATGCGCTTTCCATCAGCGGTCTGCATAACTATGTTAAATATCTGAAATCGAGCGGTCAGGACGCCGGACGTTATCAGCTCAATATGTGGAGTAAAATCTTCCAGCCGCTCTCCGTGGCGGTGATGATGCTGATGGCGCTGTCGTTTATCTTTGGACCGCTACGCAGCGTACCGATGGGCGTGCGTGTGGTGACGGGGATTAGCTTTGGCTTCGTCTTCTACGTCCTCGACCAGATTTTTGGCCCGTTGACGCTGGTTTACGGCATTCCGCCTATTGTTGGCGCGCTGTTGCCGAGCGCGTCTTTCTTCCTGATTAGCCTATGGCTAATGCTACGTAAGTCGTAATCACAGGCCGCCATCCGGCAATGTAGTAAAGCGCAGTGCCTGATGGCGCTGCGCTTATCCGGCCTACCAGGACCCGTAGGTCTGATAAGTCCTTTACGCCGCCATCCGGCAGACAGCCTGGTATTCCTCGAATGATGTAGCGCGTAACCTGACGCGTGGCGCTTTTGGCTACGCGTTAAGCTCAGGTAAGCTGCGGGAAGAGAATAAGTGCAGTAGTTCAAAAAATTTATAATGTGTTGCCGTGATAAATCTGATAACCCAAATCAATCGTATTATGGTTGAGATCGTTATTTTTAATTTTGTTGAGCAACATCTGCGCTGCTCTGCGACCGATCTCAAAACGAGGGGTAATTACGCTGGCGAGGCTCGGTATCATTTGCCTGCCCATCTCCAGACCGTGGAAGCCGGCGATGGAGATCTGCTCCGGTACGGCCAGTTGACGCTCGCGGCACCACAGTAGAGCGCCCATTGCGATATCGTCGTTAGTACAAAAGACGCCATCTACGTCCGGGTGTGCAGTAAGCGCATCACGCATTAGCTGTATCCCCAGATGGATAGAGGAGATAGCGCGGGGATTGATGCGCAACGGCGCCAGCCCCCGGCGCGTCATCGCATCGCAGTAGCCATGATAACGCTGCTCATCACGGATATCGTCTTTTGAACCCAGATAGAGGATTTTCCGCCGCTGGCGTTTATCCAGCATGGTGCTGACCATATCAAAGGCGGCCTGACGGTTATCAAACCCCACCTCCATATCTAAGCGATCGCCCTGGATATCCATGAGTTCTACAATCGGAAGGGTAGCTGAGCGCAGGAATTTGACGGTTCTGAGCGTATGATATTTTTCTGAAAGAATAATGCCGTCGATATTGTAAGACAGTAAATTGATAACGGACTCTTCTTCCGAATCGCGATTGTAATTGTAATTCGCAATGAGAGTTTGGTAGTTATGACCCGACGTTACGGATTCAATCCCGGCAAGAATGTCGGCAAACAACTGGTTCTGGAAAGAGGGGATCAGCACGCCCAGAGTGTAACTTTGCGCGTTTAACAGCATAGCAGGCGCGCGATTTGGTATGTAGTTAATTTCCTCCATGATCTGCGCAATACGCTCGCCGGTTTCCCTGGCGACTTTTTTCGGCGAGCGGATGTAACGGCTCACCGTCATTTTTGTCACGCCTG
The Salmonella bongori NCTC 12419 DNA segment above includes these coding regions:
- the holC gene encoding DNA polymerase III subunit chi, producing the protein MKNATFYLLDNDTTVEDLSAVEQLVCEITAERWRTGKRVLIACEDEQQAIRLDEALWARPAESFVPHNLAGEGPRGGAPVEIAWPQKRNSSPRDLLISLRVGFADFATAFTEVIDFVPYEENLKQLARERYKAYRVAGFNLNTATWK
- the pepA gene encoding leucyl aminopeptidase; protein product: MEFSVKSGSPEKQRSACIVVGVFEPRRLSPIAEQLDKISDGYISALLRRGELEGKPGQTLLLHHVPNVLSERILLIGCGKERELDERQYKQVIQKTINTLNDTGSMEAVCFLTELHVKGRNNYWKVRQAVETAKETLYSFDQLKTNKSEPRRPLRKMVFNVPTRRELTSGERAIQHGLAIAAGIKAAKDLGNMPPNICNAAYLASQARQLADSYSTNVITRVIGEQQMRELGMNAYLAVGHGSQNESLMSVIEYKGNSSEEARPIVLVGKGLTFDSGGISIKPSEGMDEMKYDMCGAAAVYGVMRMVAELQLPINVIGVLAGCENMPGGRAYRPGDVLTTMSGQTVEVLNTDAEGRLVLCDVLTYVERFEPEAVIDVATLTGACVIALGHHITGLMSNHNPLAHELIGASEQAGDRAWRLPLGDEYQEQLESNFADMANIGGRPGGAITAGCFLSRFTRKYNWAHLDIAGTAWRSGKAKGATGRPVALLAQFLLNRAGFNGEE
- the lptG gene encoding LPS export ABC transporter permease LptG — translated: MQPFGVLDRYIGKTIFTTIMMTLFMLVSLSGIIKFVDQLKKAGQGNYDALGAGMYTLLSVPKDIQIFFPMAALLGALLGLGMLAQRSELVVMQASGFTRMQVALSVMKTAIPLVLLTMAIGEWVAPQGEQMARNYRAQAMYGGSLLSTQQGLWAKDGNNFVYIERVKGDEELAGISIYAFNDQRRLQSVRYAASAKFDPEHKVWRLSQVDESDLQNPKQITGSQTVSGTWKTNLTPDKLGVVALDPDALSISGLHNYVKYLKSSGQDAGRYQLNMWSKIFQPLSVAVMMLMALSFIFGPLRSVPMGVRVVTGISFGFVFYVLDQIFGPLTLVYGIPPIVGALLPSASFFLISLWLMLRKS
- the lptF gene encoding LPS export ABC transporter permease LptF — its product is MIIIRYLVRETLKSQLAILFILLLIFFCQKLVRILGAAVDGDIPANLVLSLLGLGVPEMAQLILPLSLFLGLLMTLGKLYTESEITVMHACGLSKAVLVKAAMVLALFTGILAAVNVMWAGPWSSKHQDEVLAEAKANPGMAALAQGQFQQATNGSSVLFIESVDGSDFHDVFLAQIRPKGNARPSVVVADSGHLTQLRDGSQVVTLNKGTRFEGTALLRDFRITDFQNYQAIIGHQAVALDPNDTDQMDMRTLWNTDNDRARAELHWRITLVFTVFMMALMVVPLSVVNPRQGRVLSMLPAMLLYLLFFLIQTSIKSNGGKGKLDPVIWMWAVNLIYLALAIGLNLWDTVPVRRLRARFLRKGAV
- the idnR gene encoding DNA-binding transcriptional regulator IdnR, which gives rise to MRNHRISLQDIATLAGVTKMTVSRYIRSPKKVARETGERIAQIMEEINYIPNRAPAMLLNAQSYTLGVLIPSFQNQLFADILAGIESVTSGHNYQTLIANYNYNRDSEEESVINLLSYNIDGIILSEKYHTLRTVKFLRSATLPIVELMDIQGDRLDMEVGFDNRQAAFDMVSTMLDKRQRRKILYLGSKDDIRDEQRYHGYCDAMTRRGLAPLRINPRAISSIHLGIQLMRDALTAHPDVDGVFCTNDDIAMGALLWCRERQLAVPEQISIAGFHGLEMGRQMIPSLASVITPRFEIGRRAAQMLLNKIKNNDLNHNTIDLGYQIYHGNTL